GTGTATGGAAGGGGAACAGAGGGCAGAAGGGTTAAAACATATAGAAAGTCTAAGTGACATCCTCTTCAGCAATATGCAGAACCCGCAAATTCTGTTACGGGAGGGCATAAGAGAGGGATTTCAAAAGCATGCTATATGTTTTATGCAGACCTTGGTGGCATTGAAAAGCAGGACTGCTTTCGGCAATCGCTATAGGGATATTCTAACGCAGTGTGTAGAAAAGACCTTATACGAATTTGCCAGTGATACATACCAGGCACCATTCGAAAATATTGGAACAGATGGAAAACCCAAACTAGAAAAGGAAGGGAGGATAATTGATCCAGGACATACGATGGAGGCATTATGGTTTTCCATGGAAGCTGGTAAAGAATGTGATAATAAAAGCTATATTGAAAGGGCACAGATGGTGCTTGATTGGGTAATTGATCGCGCATATGATGAGGAATTTGGAGGGTTTTATCAACACGTCGATATTGACGGAGCAGTTAAAGACAAGGAGTTTCTGGAGAACTCATATGCAGGCAGACCGGTTGCCTGGAATGATAAGGTGTGGTGGGTGCAGGCAGAAAGCCTGAATGCGTTATTGATGAGTGCGCTCTATAACGAAAATGAAAGGCATTTTTCTTATTTCTTAAAGCAGTATGACTATGTAGAGCAATACTTTCGTGATAAGGAGTACGGGGAGTGGTTTGGTTTGCTAAAAAGAGATGGGAGCATTTTATCTGATGAGAAAGGGTTTGAGCTTAAAGGGCCTTACCATGTGCCCAGATGTCTGATGACTATGAAATTATTGATTACAGAGTACATTAAAAAAGGAGAAGCGTATGAAAAGAAAGCTTAGTATCATGAAAAAGAGCTTGGCTGTTGTGACGGTTTTAGGAATGGCTGCTGGATTATTAGCTGGTTGTGGAAAAGGTAATACTTCGGAAACAGGCAATGATGGAGTTGCTACCATTGAGTGGTGGACGCCCAACTGGGATGAAGTAGAGAGCCGGGAGATGGTAGAAGAATTTGAAAAGGAACACAAGAATATTAAGGTAGAGCTGGTAATTACCGATTGGGATACTTACAAAAGTAAGATTAGTACCGCTATCAGTGCCAATGGAGCACCGCAGCTATTTACAATTCTATTAACGGATGTTGCACCCTTTGCAAAGAAAGACCTGCTGGAACCATTAGATCGTTATGAGGAAACGGGCATAGATTTTTCGGATATTCTGACACCGGCATTAGATATTACCACGATAGATAATGAAATTTATGGAGTACCATTTCGATATGATGGATCTGGGATTTATTACAATGTAGATTTGTTAAGCAAAGCTGGTTATGACGAATTTCCAACCAATTGGGATACGATGGCCAAGATGGCAAAAGAACTGACGAGTGGGGAGGTATACGGATTTGCTTGGCCGCTCGGTAATCAGGCCAATGCAGTAACCAGATTGATACAGCAGCTCTATACCTATGATGGTGATGTATTAAATGAAGATGAGACCGAATGTATGTTAAACAGTGATGCAAGTAAGAGAGCACTGACGAATATTGTGAGTTCTATTGAGGAGGGCTATGCATCTCCAAGCAGTGCAGAGATTGACAACACGAAGATGCGTGAAATGTTTGGGTCTGGTCAATTGGCATTTAATTTTACCGGTCCCTTTGACATCGAAACTCTGAAAGAAGATTATCCGGATTTGAATTTTAAGACGGCAGTAATTCCCGGTAATGGAGGGATGGGATGCACTACAGCCAATGGATGGAGTGTGGCAATGGCAAAGAAAGCGGATAATAAGGATGCGGCAGCTAAGTTTCTGGCCTATATTACACAGCCGGAGAATCAGGCCAGGTTAACGGACAGTTTTCCAGCCAGCAAGACCGCAATGGAGATGGATCAGTTTGCAAGCGAAGAAATGACTCCTTTTATCGAACAGCTTAATAATTCCAGGCCAGAGCCGGTCTATGATAATTGGGCAGAGATGGAACCGATTATCTATGAATACATGCAAAATGCAGTTTCTGGTAAGATGACAGTGGATGAGGCATGTGAGGGAATGACAAATGATATCAATACATTACTGGGATTTCACTAAGCAAATAAGAAAGGAAAAAAATGAAGAAGAAAGTGTTGACAAAGGATGAAAGAAAAGCAATCCCCTTTGTGTTACCAGGGCTGCTCGCAACAGCAATATTGATTGTATACCCGTTGTTTTACATTTTCAGGATGAGTTTTACTTATAATTCGCAGGCCGGCAAATTTGTCGGTTTGCAGAATTACACAAGACTCTTTGTCAATCCGCAATTTACGCAGACAGTATTGAATACGATAAAATGGACATTGGCAACAGTGATCTTCTCTTTTTTGCTGGGAACCTTGTATGCCATGTTGATTCATCGCAAGGGAATTAAGTGCAAAGGGGTTTGGCGAAGCGCAATTTTTATTGCATGGATTATACCTGGTGTAGTGAAGGCAACGGCCTGGAAGTGGCTGTTAACAACCGGCGGGGGGATGGCAAATCATATTTTGCAGCAAATAGGAATTATCAGTAAGCCAATTCCGTGGCTGACCAGCCCGAAGTTCGCCATGCTGTCAATTATCATTGTGCAGGTGTGGGCCTGTGCTCCTTATGTCATGTTGATGGTAACAGCCGGGCTGCAGCAATTACCCGCTGATTTATATGAAAGTGCTGAGCTGGATGGAGCCGGGTGGTGGCAAAAGACCAGCAAAATTACAATTCCATTGCTAAAGGATATTAGTTTTATTTGTATCTTGATGCTATTGGTATGGGCGATTAATGAATTTTCTCTGATTTGGATCATGACTTCCGGCGGGCAGCAGACGACGACATTGTCTTTATTGGTTTATAATCAATTCAAGGTCTTGAATCTCAATGCAGCATCGGCGAGTGCGGTTATGCAATTACTGGTGACAATGATTTTTGCTGTGCTTTATGTCAAGTCTGTGAGCAAGGAGGATGAGTAATGGGATGAGTGCTTCAAAAAGAAAAAATATATTTCTGAATATAGTTGTTTACATGCTGCTTATTGCTGTTGTTGTATTTACATTAATACCAATCGGCTGGGTGTTTTCTACATCTGTTAAACCAGCGAATGAGATATTCGCCAGGGTTCCCCGATGGATTCCAAACAATGTGACCTTTCAAAATTATCAGGATGTACTGTTTGACAGCGGAATTCCCAACGCATTTAAAAACAGTTTTTTAGTTGGACTGATGAGTACGTTCATGGCCCTGGTTCTGGGGGGAGTGCGGGTTATGCTTTTGCCAGATTCAAGTTTCGGGGAAGCAAGTTTTTTTCTCTGTTTATGTTAATCAGTCAGATGCTGCCGTTGACGGTATTGATGATACCTATGTTCTATATGGAAAATGCAGTCGGGCTGGTGGATACGAAGATTGGGCTGGCGATTGCTCATCTGGCGATTAGCTTACCGCTAGTAACCTGGATGGCAAAGGGATATTTTAAAGGGATTCCCAAAGAAATAGAAGAAGCTGCAATTGTAGATGGCTGTTCTACCTTTAAGGTAATCCGGTTAATCATTATCCCGTTGTTGAAACCGGCACTTGCGGCAACCGGAATCTATGCATTCATTTCCTCCTGGAATGAATTCGCATTAGCAAATGTGTTGACCAGAAGCCCCAACAGTGCAACGGTGCCCATCATGTTAAATGAATTCTCTTCATTTTTCAAGGTGGATTGGGGGCAGACTATGGCAGCCGCGATGTTGATTACCATCCCGATTGTTGCTGTGTTTATGATTTTTCAGAAGCAATTTGTAGAAGGCCTGGCGAGCGGAGCCGTGAAGGGCTAATGTTAAAAAATATATGGAGGTAAAGTAGAGATGAGTGAAACAGGAAAAAGAGTGGAAGAATTAGGCATTAAGCTGCCGGTACGTAACCGAAAGGGAAGCGGTGCGGTGGATGCTGTACTGCATGAGGATATGTTATATTTGTCCGCCCATCTTCCGGTTAATGAGGAAGGAGTACCAGTTTTTCAGGGGAAGGTTGGTGATACGGTGGACATAGATTCTGCCTATCAGGCAGCCCGTCTTTGTGGGCTGAATATGCTGGCGACTATTAAGGAATATATTGGGGAGCTGGATCGCGTGGATTATTTCGTCAAAGCCCTAGGGTTGGTGAATAGTGCCGGCGATTTTTCAAGCCAGCCGGCGGTAATGAATGGATTCTCGGACTTGATGGTTGAGGTATTTGGGAAACGCGGTCAGCATGCAAGATCCGCCATGGGGGCATATGCTTTGCCGGAACAGGTACCGATAGTGGTTGAAGCGATTGTCAAAATCAGAAAATAAAGTTAAGGAGGTGTGAACGTTGGACAGCATTAATCAGATAATAGATCAAGGGGTGGAAATTATCCCCAGATATAAAACAAAAAAAGGGATTGTCCTTATGCGCCAGGTGGGAAGCCTTTTATATGTATCCGGCCATGGACCGGAGGACCAGGCCAGTGGCAAGCCAATTTTTCAGGGACGGATCGGTGAAGAGCTTACGATAGAAGAAGGGTATAAAGCTGCGCGGGAATGTGCCATTATTATTTTAGGAGCGCTAAAGGATACATTGGGTTCACTGGATCGTGTGGGACAGATTGTCAAAGCCTTTGGGCTGGTGAACTGTGGAAAAGATTTTTCTGATGTGAATCAGGTTTTTGATGGATTTTCTGATACCATCGTTGAGGTACTGGAAGAAAGAGGTTATCATGCCAGAACTGTTATGGGAACCAGAAATTTACCCAATGGAAACATCCCAGTTGAGATAGAAGTAATCGTGTCCATCAGGGAATAAATGGAAGTCATCGTAGTCATGGGGAATTCTAGTGTTAAAAGAGGAGAATGGATGAAAATAATTTTGAAAAATGGAACTGTAATTGATCCTTCTCAGAAATTGAAAGAACAAAAAGATATTTTAATTGAAGATGGAACGATTGCAAAAATTGAAAAGAATCTTTCAGGAGATGAGTACACCAAGGTAATTGATGTGGCAGGAAATTATGTTGTTCCTGGACTGATTGATATGCATTGCCACATTTACCCGAGATTTCCGGTGGAACCTGACGGTCTTCCGACGATTCACCCGGAAGCCCATATGTTTCAGAGTGGGGTGACGACTGCCGTGGATGCAGGAACCTGTGGAGTCAGAGATTTTATTAGATTCAAAGAAGAAATTATTGATCAATCCAGACTGCGGATTCTGGCCTTTATAAATATTGCAAGTGGAGGTATGGTGAATCTGGAGTCTGAGCAGGATATCCGCCAATTTACTCCACAGACAGCGGCAGCTATGGCCCGAGAATTTGATTCTGTGGTGGTTGGAATTAAGACGGCTCATTATTGGGTTGGGAAGCCATTTGATGACAAGCATCCGGCCTGGGAATCGGTGGATCAGACATTGGAGGCAGGGGTGCGTTGTAATAAAATGGCTATGTTTGATTTTCAGCCAAATTTACCGGAACGGACATATGAGGAATTGATTGGTGGAAAGATGCGTCCGGGTGATATTCATACGCATGTATACGCTCAACAGTTTCCGATATTGAATGATAGAGGAAAGGTCAATCGCTTTATGTTTGAGGCGCGCGAGCGGGGAATCATTTTTGATTTGGGACATGGAGCCGGCAGCTTCTGGTTTAGAAATGCAGTTCCGGCTTATGAACAGGGATTTTATCCGGATACCATCTCCACAGATCTGTATCTTGATAATGTGGCGGGACCGGTGATTAATTTACTTCATATCATGTCCAAGTATCTATGTATTGGAATGCCTCTGGAAGAAATTATTTATCGTGTGACCAAAAGACCGGCGGAACTTCTCCGGCATGAGGAACTGGGGACTCTATCCATTGGCAGTCCGGCCGATGTAACAGTTCTTAGGATGGAACATGGGAATTACGGCTATGCGGATAGCGGGAAAGCAAGACTAAAGGGCGATAAGCGGTTAGAATGTCTGATGACAATCCGCGCCGGTGAAATCGTATATGATCCCATGGCACTTAGTATGCCCCAATGGGAAGAGGCACCAGAAATATACGGGACATCACCAGGAGTCATTCAATTATAGAAAGCAATAGGAGAAAAGCATGATATTAAACAACAAAGAGGAAATTCTCGATTTGACCAGAGCCTGGAAGGGGGAGCGGCTTCCCGATGGACGTCCGAAGGTAGAGGACGAACATCTAGAGAAGCTGCGTACAATGACACTGGAAGAGCTTTGGCTGCCCCTGTACGTGAAGGGATATCAGTTTCAATTTGAAGGTGATTTCAAGATTTTACATCCAGATACCAAGCTGGTAGGACGGGCAGTTACGTGTACCTTTGTCCCTACCAGACCGGATTTGGCAGAAGTAGTGGAGGAAGTTGGAGAAGATAATAAGTGGGAAGGAATGGGAAACCAGTGGGTTATTGATAATTTGGTGGAAGGCGATGTGGTAGTAGTCGACATGTTTGATAAAGTCTATAACGGCACTTTCATTGGTGGGAATCTGACTACAGCCATTGCTGCGCATACCAAGACCGGTGGGGCAGTCATATGGGGCGGGATTCGTGATACCGAGCAAATGAAGAAAAACGACAGTCAGGTTTATTACAGGGGAACCGATCCGACACCAATCAGGGAATGCCTCTTGACAGGATATAATACACCGTGCAGAATCGGAAAGGGAGTATGCTTGCCGGGAGACATTGTAATGGGAACCAGTAGCGGCGTATTATTCATCCCGAGTCATCTGGTAGCAGAAGTAATCAATGAAGCGGAAAAGACACATGCCAAGGATATTTTTGGGTTTGATGCAATCAGAGAAGGTAAATATACAACAGCACAGGTTGACAGTTCCGTGTGGAGTCAGGAGATGTTGGAGGATATGCTGGAGTTTATTAATGAAGATGAGAGATGCGCAAAATATAGGGTATTGGATTGGAGTCTGGAGTTGAATGCAGCAAAGGGAGATGAAGTGGCTTTGAAGGAAGTGTTAAAAACATGTCTGCGTTAAGGAGATTTGATGAATAAATATTTGGCGATTGATTTGGGAGGAACATATATTAAGTATACAATTTATGATGATACTTACAGGGCTTACACAAGTGGGTCTTTTCCTACACCAACAATACCGGAGTCCTTCTTAAGCAGTGTACTGGAACTCGTAGGACAGATGA
The window above is part of the Novisyntrophococcus fermenticellae genome. Proteins encoded here:
- a CDS encoding AGE family epimerase/isomerase, whose amino-acid sequence is MTDFYEKNKSTLKRILMEIEAELLTDNVAFWEERICDRNYGGFLQGYNRYGELTDTDKYGWFVGRTMSTFASLYHQVEQKPLWLEIVKAGREYMKGSFCAGKGRYNYQLSRQGSVKKGTTSIFTDVFAVEGLHEYLQCMEGEQRAEGLKHIESLSDILFSNMQNPQILLREGIREGFQKHAICFMQTLVALKSRTAFGNRYRDILTQCVEKTLYEFASDTYQAPFENIGTDGKPKLEKEGRIIDPGHTMEALWFSMEAGKECDNKSYIERAQMVLDWVIDRAYDEEFGGFYQHVDIDGAVKDKEFLENSYAGRPVAWNDKVWWVQAESLNALLMSALYNENERHFSYFLKQYDYVEQYFRDKEYGEWFGLLKRDGSILSDEKGFELKGPYHVPRCLMTMKLLITEYIKKGEAYEKKA
- a CDS encoding ABC transporter substrate-binding protein — translated: MKRKLSIMKKSLAVVTVLGMAAGLLAGCGKGNTSETGNDGVATIEWWTPNWDEVESREMVEEFEKEHKNIKVELVITDWDTYKSKISTAISANGAPQLFTILLTDVAPFAKKDLLEPLDRYEETGIDFSDILTPALDITTIDNEIYGVPFRYDGSGIYYNVDLLSKAGYDEFPTNWDTMAKMAKELTSGEVYGFAWPLGNQANAVTRLIQQLYTYDGDVLNEDETECMLNSDASKRALTNIVSSIEEGYASPSSAEIDNTKMREMFGSGQLAFNFTGPFDIETLKEDYPDLNFKTAVIPGNGGMGCTTANGWSVAMAKKADNKDAAAKFLAYITQPENQARLTDSFPASKTAMEMDQFASEEMTPFIEQLNNSRPEPVYDNWAEMEPIIYEYMQNAVSGKMTVDEACEGMTNDINTLLGFH
- a CDS encoding carbohydrate ABC transporter permease, which encodes MKKKVLTKDERKAIPFVLPGLLATAILIVYPLFYIFRMSFTYNSQAGKFVGLQNYTRLFVNPQFTQTVLNTIKWTLATVIFSFLLGTLYAMLIHRKGIKCKGVWRSAIFIAWIIPGVVKATAWKWLLTTGGGMANHILQQIGIISKPIPWLTSPKFAMLSIIIVQVWACAPYVMLMVTAGLQQLPADLYESAELDGAGWWQKTSKITIPLLKDISFICILMLLVWAINEFSLIWIMTSGGQQTTTLSLLVYNQFKVLNLNAASASAVMQLLVTMIFAVLYVKSVSKEDE
- a CDS encoding ABC transporter permease family protein encodes the protein MSASKRKNIFLNIVVYMLLIAVVVFTLIPIGWVFSTSVKPANEIFARVPRWIPNNVTFQNYQDVLFDSGIPNAFKNSFLVGLMSTFMALVLGGVRVMLLPDSSFGEASFFLCLC
- a CDS encoding carbohydrate ABC transporter permease, translating into MLISQMLPLTVLMIPMFYMENAVGLVDTKIGLAIAHLAISLPLVTWMAKGYFKGIPKEIEEAAIVDGCSTFKVIRLIIIPLLKPALAATGIYAFISSWNEFALANVLTRSPNSATVPIMLNEFSSFFKVDWGQTMAAAMLITIPIVAVFMIFQKQFVEGLASGAVKG
- a CDS encoding RidA family protein → MSETGKRVEELGIKLPVRNRKGSGAVDAVLHEDMLYLSAHLPVNEEGVPVFQGKVGDTVDIDSAYQAARLCGLNMLATIKEYIGELDRVDYFVKALGLVNSAGDFSSQPAVMNGFSDLMVEVFGKRGQHARSAMGAYALPEQVPIVVEAIVKIRK
- a CDS encoding RidA family protein — translated: MDSINQIIDQGVEIIPRYKTKKGIVLMRQVGSLLYVSGHGPEDQASGKPIFQGRIGEELTIEEGYKAARECAIIILGALKDTLGSLDRVGQIVKAFGLVNCGKDFSDVNQVFDGFSDTIVEVLEERGYHARTVMGTRNLPNGNIPVEIEVIVSIRE
- a CDS encoding amidohydrolase family protein gives rise to the protein MKIILKNGTVIDPSQKLKEQKDILIEDGTIAKIEKNLSGDEYTKVIDVAGNYVVPGLIDMHCHIYPRFPVEPDGLPTIHPEAHMFQSGVTTAVDAGTCGVRDFIRFKEEIIDQSRLRILAFINIASGGMVNLESEQDIRQFTPQTAAAMAREFDSVVVGIKTAHYWVGKPFDDKHPAWESVDQTLEAGVRCNKMAMFDFQPNLPERTYEELIGGKMRPGDIHTHVYAQQFPILNDRGKVNRFMFEARERGIIFDLGHGAGSFWFRNAVPAYEQGFYPDTISTDLYLDNVAGPVINLLHIMSKYLCIGMPLEEIIYRVTKRPAELLRHEELGTLSIGSPADVTVLRMEHGNYGYADSGKARLKGDKRLECLMTIRAGEIVYDPMALSMPQWEEAPEIYGTSPGVIQL
- a CDS encoding RraA family protein, with translation MILNNKEEILDLTRAWKGERLPDGRPKVEDEHLEKLRTMTLEELWLPLYVKGYQFQFEGDFKILHPDTKLVGRAVTCTFVPTRPDLAEVVEEVGEDNKWEGMGNQWVIDNLVEGDVVVVDMFDKVYNGTFIGGNLTTAIAAHTKTGGAVIWGGIRDTEQMKKNDSQVYYRGTDPTPIRECLLTGYNTPCRIGKGVCLPGDIVMGTSSGVLFIPSHLVAEVINEAEKTHAKDIFGFDAIREGKYTTAQVDSSVWSQEMLEDMLEFINEDERCAKYRVLDWSLELNAAKGDEVALKEVLKTCLR